A stretch of DNA from Gimesia chilikensis:
ATCCGGGCGTTTGTGGTCGGGGATCGTGTTGTGGCTGCCATGCGGCGTGTCGCCCAGGGGCAGGAGTTCCGCAGCAACGTCCACCGTGGCGGTCTGACCGAACCGGTCGTTCTCGATGAAACCTATTGTAAGACCGCGGTCCGGGCTTCTCAAATCATGGGTCTGAAAGTCGCCGGCGTTGATATGCTTGAGGGCAAAGACGGTCCCCAGATCATGGAAGTCAATTCCTCGCCGGGGCTGGAAGGGATCGAAAAATGTACCCAGCTGGATATCGCCGGGGCGATCATTGACTACATCGCCGCTCAGGTGGATTTCCCGGAAATCGATCTCAGGCAACGGCTCACCGTCAGTCGTGGATATGGTGTGACCGAGATTTATATTCCCGAGGGTTCAGAATACGTAGGCAAGACGATCCAGGCTTCCGGCCTGCGAGATAAGGATATCAACGTCCTGACGCTCTATCGCGGGACGACGGTGATCCCCAACCCCCGTTCAGATCGGATACTGGAGTCCAACGACCGGCTGCTCTGTTTTGGAAAACTCGACTTCATGCGGGATCTGATTCCTGCTAAAACCCGTCGTAAGAGGCGGCCCAAAGTCATGGATTTGCCGGATCTGCCG
This window harbors:
- a CDS encoding RimK family alpha-L-glutamate ligase; the protein is MKLAILSCSPRCYSTRRLREAAEHRGFKVKVLNTLKFAIDLKQAEPDLFFRQKSISDYDAVLPRVGASITYFGTAVVRQFEQMDIFCANTSAGITNSRDKLRSLQILSRHQIGIPQTTFVRDKKDVLPAIERVGGAPVVIKLLEGTQGIGVLLAESVKSAEAIIELLQNQKQNVLIQKFVAESKGRDIRAFVVGDRVVAAMRRVAQGQEFRSNVHRGGLTEPVVLDETYCKTAVRASQIMGLKVAGVDMLEGKDGPQIMEVNSSPGLEGIEKCTQLDIAGAIIDYIAAQVDFPEIDLRQRLTVSRGYGVTEIYIPEGSEYVGKTIQASGLRDKDINVLTLYRGTTVIPNPRSDRILESNDRLLCFGKLDFMRDLIPAKTRRKRRPKVMDLPDLPVAEEVLSEAGHGASDASGTE